CTTGGCTTGGCTCGGCTCGGCTCTGTGGAAAATTCACAGAATGCTGACGTGGCGAACTTCTCGATCTATGTTCACTCGGCTCCCGGGTTCGCCTTCAATGAGTCCACATCCAGGTCCACTTTCTTTCGCGATCGACAATTGAAGAATAGCATTCAGGTCTTTAttcatatttcttaattttattctattttttagcTTCTGTTTGGTTCCTGAGAAAACCgaggaatgaaaatgaaagcaaataaaaagaatttcgTTACTTTCAGGTTCTGTAGagtggatttaaaaaaaaaaaaaaattattgttagtCTTGGGTAATGACAAATCCACCTACTCATTTTCTCGGAAATGAAgtaaatttttcattatttatttaaatgtctCTGTTTGATTGCTTAGTAAACATACATGTAGTTTAAATTTATGTGCTTCATTGCGTAGTTCTCCACATAGAATATAAAAAGCGGGAAAATTTACTTACATTATgcttttttagtttctaaaacAAGTTTGGATCTTTTTCTAGGTGTAACTTCTTCTTAAAGCAAAATAAGCTCCTCCAGAcacttggaaaattttgaactaaattttttaatttctcttgtTTTCTAGCATATTGTAGGAAGCTGAATGAAGTGataatgagttttgttttttagctTCTGTTTGGTAATTTGATGTGCTTGACATGAATGTGAATTGGGTTTGGGTGATTGGGAATTGCAGGTGGGATGGGGAGAATCAAGTATGATCCAGGCAGAGAGGTTGCTATTTGATGCAGCGCTTGAGGATCCAGCAAATCagagatttattttattatctgaTAGGTCAGAGTTCACTTATATCATATGAATTTGCATATATTTCCGTCATTTTGGGGGCTTCCTAATGTTTAGAAAAAACAGCATGTGACTAGATTATAAAGATTGgctgtttttattattttgttgaagaCTCGAGAGTGTTTTGGCTCCTAATTGACATCTGAGTTTCGCTTTCTCTATATTGCAGTTGTGTTCCTTTGTACAACTTTAGTTATATATACAACTACGTGATGGCTTCTCCAAAGAGTTTTGTGGACAGGTAGATGGACGGCTTTGATTGTTGAGGCGCAAAGCACTGATTCTTTTTAGATGGTTCAGTATCaatagaaagtttttttttttctttttcttaaaccCTCTTGTCAATTGAAGAAATGTTAAGTCTTTTATTCCTCGTTGTAGCTTTCTTGATAAGAAGGAGAATCGCTACAACTCAAAGATGTCACCTGTGATACCAAAGGAGAAATGGCGAAAAGGGTCCCAGGTTATTTATCTTTCATTTCAATTGCTGATTTAAATGTATTGAGgtctcattttttaaaataaatacttGTTCAGATCTCagtatcattatcatcatcccCATTGTCATCAAAACATTATTTGACTGAGGATCAAGATTATCACTACTTATTCATAATCTACCttttaacttgattttgattttgggattTCAGTGGATCACTTTAGTTCGAAGCCATGCAGAAGTAATTGTAGACGATGAGGCGATTCTTTCAGCATTTAAGAAATTTTGCAAGGTATGTAATTGCGTGCTTTATATGAAGTTTATCCATGATAGAGCATCTATATCATGATACTTTTGTTCTTCTTCGagagaaggttttttttttttttggggtggggtaGGCtcagttttaattttaaaactgtATATGCACCAGGTTTTGTGGAGCCTTAGTACAATGTGGTGCTCAAAACTTCAAACGAGATTCTATGTGATCAGTCATAAGAAAATTAAGGGTTTTTTTAGCAAACTTACACAGGTTTTGAAAGCTACATCTGCATAAACTTTTTGTCCAccattgaaactttttttttaatcaattttttttgctaatcaACAAATGAAGATATGTACCTTTACTATTTTGCAAGCATGATGgtgttttttatatgtattttgttgtctttgctattcttttttttctttgctcatGATTGCTAAGTTACAAGCATACCCAGTGGGGCTTGCACGTGTAACCCCACGATTCACACCCTTTTTATGGGATGTACAAATGTCATTTGATCTAGAGCCATTGGTGTGTATTTGCATGCTTTTGAGCTTGTTTCTTGGTAGTCATCAGAAAAtatgaatagaaaattttaagttgACAGATAGTAGTCCAAAGCTGGAATTTCAGTTTGGTTAATCACACAACAACTTGTTTTTCTGCTCTGAAATTTCGGTTTGGTAAATCATGCATCAACTTATTTAACTGCTTCTCATTTTGCAGCGACGTCCGCCTGTAGATGCCAAAAAGGGAAAACTGAATATTGTAAGTGATCCTTGATTGCCAATTTTTGCTGATAGATGAAGAAGAATCAGAAGATAGCTTCCTTAccaatcaattaaattaatattatattttgtaattttttaaaaaatacttacaaaaaaaagCAAGTCTTTTTTCCTCCCAGATTTCTAgtttaagtaaataaatttgAGGTTAATGTCTACATAATAGAGTTtatatgtaattaaaaaataaatagagttTATATGCAACCAGATTTGACCGGTACTGTAAAGAGCATCGTGTTCATTAAGTTAGGAAATCCAGTTACAAGCACATACTTTTTTGAAAATACTGATATACTTGGATGTTTGTGCtcctttttgtattttttctttctcttctacTAAGAAAAATGGATGTGCCTGGAATAAATAAAGTGATATACatataaaatgcaaaaacagaaagaaagTTGCAAATCTCATATAATGTGGCCTATTTCAGATGTTGCAACAGTTCCCTTTATCTTATATTAGAGAATTATATCTGTTACACCTTTAACTAAATCATAATTTGTTCTGATCTTGGCCTAAATACTAAATGCAGAAACTTCAGAAGCAACATAACTGTATTCCAGATGAGCATTATGTGCAGACATTGTTAGCGGTATGTCATAGATTTACCTTTTATCCATGTTACATGTTTGCAGCATATTGTGGTAGCTATCTTTCAGCCACTGTTGTCATTGTTATTCATCAATTCTTATCTAATAATCTCTCTCCATCTGTTACTTAATATTGACTGCTTCATTTATTGTGGTGCTCTTTGTTGATTGGTTTTCCACTAGTATCATGATTTCCTGGTGGGATCActattattcatttttcttcttctttatgcTTCTCCGTTAGATGAGTGATCTTGAAGGTGAACTTGAACGAAGAACATTAACCTATACCGTATGGAACCAGTCTGCTACAAAAATGGAGCATAAAGGGTGGCATCCTTTTACATTCAATTTTGCAAATGCTGGTGCGAAACAAATCAAGGAAATTAAGGTAGTCATTTTGCCCCACTTCCTCTGATTGTTGATCTTGTATATTTAACAATGGATAGAAGGATGTACAAAGTGTGATTTTTCTCGTctaaaattttcatcctttggatttATGGTATAGTACTCTTTGTTTTAAGCTTTGGGTCTTTGGGACTGCTTCATGGCACAAAATCATGGTGCACTTGGGGATCATTGGAAGTGAAAATGGGTTTCTTGAATGGAGATGGATAATGCCCTGCAAATGATGTTatgatgaaaatatattttcctcttctttaagtaaatgaaaaaaacattAAAGGAAAATGTGAAAAAGTTGTTGATTAACAATGATGCCCGTAACCTTCATTTCTCCTGCTTTGTAATAATGGGATTCTACTACAAAACTGTtatcttttacttttattaatcCATACTTTAAACATGTTATATCACTATATTggtctttattttattgtaagcTGTAATGCATGCTGTGTGTAAATTATGGctctttttaatataaatttccATTTCCTCTGCCCTCTTTTGTTGTTTAACGTGTCTGTTTTAATTCAACAGGACATCAACCATGTATACTATGAGACCGAATTTCGAACAGAATGGTGTCGTAGTAATTCTGCCCTTGTTCCCTGCTTTTTGTTTGCTAGGAAATTTTCTCAGGGAGCTGCCATGCGCCTCTTGAGTGATGGAGTGGTTGGTCGCGCTGATACCTCTGAAGTCTGAACTGCTAGGCTCACCCCCATAATTTATGGCTTATCTTCTTACAGCCCTTTAACAATCTAGTGACGCGTTTAAACCTATAATTTGGGGAGCAAGTGGAATGCCTGCTAAAGGTTTACAGAATACATTACACACTGGGCCAATATTAATACTAGCTAGAGACTTGAGAAAAAGAATCGTACCTGCGGCTGTAAAGTTACTTCCAGAGAAGAAGAGTTGTAGGAACAAATAGTTCGTAGGGGCTTCAATACATCACGCTGATGCTTACTGAGAGGTCTTTTTGAGTAGTTTTAACTTAATTGCATTACTATAGCAGTATGACccattacattttttataaggTTATAAATTTGTAGTTCAGAAAATTGTTCATatctaaatgttttttttttttttacatgttggCTGATGAAAATGCTCAAAACAGCAATTCTGAGTTACATTCGACCATAGGCAGGAGTAGAGTAATTGTGTATGGCCTAGTTTGAAGCAGTTATGCATGGTCAAAAGGCCTCACCTCGCATTAACTTAGCATCAGCTGCATAACATTCTTTTCCTTTAGGCTTACCTACAATAATTTGGTGTatgacaaattttattacagGAATTGCTTCATTCATGTTAAATTCAGCAGGCTACTCATATTGGTTACATACAACTATCAAATATTGTTGCTTGAAGTTCTAATATACTAGCCACATAAGAggacaataaataaaaattaaagacagTGGAGCAAATATTTAGAAAATGACattaatgtggcgtttggtacggtgtaatgttttaggattcttaggaatgtttaaagattctcatgtttggttgcaaatcacgcaAAGGAATCAGATGGCaagggaatctggattcccctcTCAGTGGGAATGtgaattccctttaaaacaggtggaaATTCAGATTCCCAagtttaaaggaaattgtattttttataaattgacaattttaacaatttttcattatcatttaagcaattaagataaaatataaaacaaattattatggattaaactcttttaaaattattattaagaataaaaacatttgaaaatttaaataattatttttgtattgtacctgtcattttgaaatgttagactataattttaatgaatttttcataattaataatttatatttggtttttcataatttatttagaggaagattttttttttttttaacgacttgatagttcacattcaaatctaaggatagaataggaaaaataaataattcatttaagattcctgggaataAATTAAACATTATCATCTTACATTTTCAGGAATTTTAAGATATTCCCAATAAAACTAAatataggaatagctacattcctaaGAATCTAGATGCCAAAAGTAATGTGGATTCTCCTGTATCAAGCGCCACataatttttagcaaatttcTTTAATCTATCAAAACAATTTATCCTATTTGAATTCATGCTTTTGGATGATCAAAATACtctcaaattaaatatttaaaaagtttaaataataGGGTTAGACATGTATAATTActaattttagataaatttgaaaaattgttgtTCCATCTAGTTTCTTTCTCAAgttcattatatttttcttatcaataaaGTTTGTATtacctataaattttttttatataaagaaaatagaatagTTTTCTTAGATAGTTTcaaaagctctctctctctctctcacattactacggatttttttttagagtcaGAAAATAATTACTATTGttttgaatacaaaaaaaaaaagtttcttaaaaaaaaaaaaaacctcctacCAAAATACTGTTAATGTCTCTgtaaacaaatatttaaaactatAATCCCTTGTCCATATCccttaaaattaaatttgaggTTTATGTgctcaaaggtttttttttttttttaatatcaaatttccgttaattttcaatttgaagTTTAATGTTTTATGAACTACTAATATAGTCAGGACTCAAGAGAATGATAAAACTAGCACAAAAAAATGAATACCAAAACCATTATTTTGGATGTGCATGGATAAGTTCATTTTTTGGTCCTAGCCTTATCATATGAGAATATGATGAGGCTAAGACCAAAAAACGTAACTATTATTTTGGATGTGATTGGATGTGTTCATTTTTTTGTCCGCTAGGAAAAACAACGTACATTTGTTATGAATTCCATCACTCATGGAAAAACAACCAACTTTGAATACCTCTTTTATTTGATCAAAGCATATGAAATACTACAAGGATACCCCTTTCATGTAATCAAAGCACATGAAATACTAAGCCCTCACTTCAATTATTGAAGTAtcgatttttgttttaaaatttttattaatataattttctatatatttttttttgtgaaatattGGAGGAAATTAAAAGGCCTTGAGCACACGCATAGCAGTTGCGATGACGCTAGTTTATATTTATACGGTTGCATTGCCTCCTCACCTCACCTTTCCCTTTAGTTAGAACATTGGTTGAAGAAAGCTTGACAAACGCAGAAGAGAAGACTTGGAAGAAATAGTTCTGATCAATGGCGAAGTGTCTAACAATGGGTGCAGTTCGCGGATCTGTGGAGATGCTTGAATCAATAGTAAACAAGCCTTTACCCATTAGAACATCTCTGTAATACTGGTTATCAAATATCGTGGGGGTTATGTCGTTTGGAACGAATGTGAAGTTTGTTAAAGGAACTCTTGTAGGACATTTAAGTCTTAAGTAGCCCTCATATCCATATTGCGTATGACCATTAGGCTGTGGATCGTACAATCTACTAGCAATGTTCATGCAGTGTCCAACACCCAGTGTATGTGCACCTGCAAAGAACagttttaagttaaaaaaaaaaaaaaagataaacttAAATTATAGTGGACATTTTCAACTTCTAGTGGTACATTCTGTTGGATGTTTCTTTAGTCACTTTAACAAAAGTAGTAAACCAATCACTGTGGACAAGATTTAATCAATCTTATTTAAAATTCCTATGTTCAAAGTCTATTTACGAGGAAGACATTATGCTAGTCTGtgtattcattaaaaaaaaaaaaaaaaattctatatatgtAGTTTCTTTTATGTTGATATTTGTACCAAATAAtttcacagttttttttttaaaattttttttatttacgtTAGTAAGTTATA
The sequence above is drawn from the Castanea sativa cultivar Marrone di Chiusa Pesio chromosome 5, ASM4071231v1 genome and encodes:
- the LOC142633446 gene encoding glycosyltransferase BC10-like, which codes for MTTKKGAAAIVWWRHVVIRWWSCKCQWKLKLLLFLCVALTLFALFTFHSTHSPPDISSSPHRLRLQFHGVPKIAFLFLARRNLPLDFLWDSFLENADVANFSIYVHSAPGFAFNESTSRSTFFRDRQLKNSIQVGWGESSMIQAERLLFDAALEDPANQRFILLSDSCVPLYNFSYIYNYVMASPKSFVDSFLDKKENRYNSKMSPVIPKEKWRKGSQWITLVRSHAEVIVDDEAILSAFKKFCKRRPPVDAKKGKLNIKLQKQHNCIPDEHYVQTLLAMSDLEGELERRTLTYTVWNQSATKMEHKGWHPFTFNFANAGAKQIKEIKDINHVYYETEFRTEWCRSNSALVPCFLFARKFSQGAAMRLLSDGVVGRADTSEV